CCTGAATACAAGCCACCGCTCGGTTTTGCTGACGCGAGTAAGCAAATCCATCGCCGAGACCTAGACTGAGCACACCATGTTCACGCCCCAGGTCGTCAAAGCCCCGACCAGCGCCGACGTCGCGCTCGCGGCCGGCGTCTCGCGCGCGACCGTGTCGTTCGTCCTCAACGACAAGCCGAACTCCCGGGTCTCCGACGACACCAGGCATCGCGTGCTGGAGGCCGCCCGCCTGCTGGGCTACACGCCCAACACCGCCGCCAGGTCACTCGCGAGCGGCGAGTCCGTCGCCGGGCTGCTCGTCGCGTCCTCCGCGATCGACCACGGCGCCACCGTCGCCCGTGCGCTGGACGCGCTGCTCGCCCGCACGGTGGACGACGGCATCGACGCCCTCCGGCACGCCGACACCGCGACGACCGGCGCGGAGGCCGGCCAGCTCTGGGCCAAGCTGCGGCCGGAGGCTGTGCTCGCCGAGGCCGCGCGCTGCGACGCGGAGGCCACCGAAGTGCTGCGGCTGGCGGGAGTGCGCGCGCTCGTCGTGCACGGCACCGCGGCCGTCGACTACGCACCGTCGCTCGTCATCCCCCAGCGCCCGTTCGGCGGCCTGGCCGTCGAGCACCTCGTGGCGCTCGGCCACGACCACATCGTCTACCTCGCGCCGGCGACGCCCGGTCCCGCCGCCGCAGAACGCCTCGCCGGCGCCCAGGAGACCGCCGAGCTGCTCGGCATCCGGCTCGACGTCACACACGCGGCCGCGTCGGCCCGCACCCTCCGCGACTGGGCGCACGGCCTCCGCTACGATACGCACGCGCCCACCGCCATCGCAGCCTCCGACGACGGTCTCGCGATGGCCGCGATCCGCGCGCTCGCGGACGCCGGCCTCCGGGCGCCGGCCGACCTGTCGGTCGTCGGCGCGGACGACCACCCGGGAGCGGCGGACTTCCTGCCCCGGCTGAGCACGGTCACGTTCGACGCGGACGCGCTCGCGGGGACGCTCCTGGACGCCTTCGCACGCATGCGTGCGGGCGAGCGGGTGGAGCTGCTGGAGGCGCCGCCGATCCGGCTGGAGGCGCGGGAGTCGTCGGCGGCGCCGACGCGCTGACGACGCCGCCACCCCTCCACGAGCGGCACCCGGTTAAGGGGCCGCCCTCCGTCCCGAACGCCTGTGCGGGCCGCTTAGGCTTTAACCCGTGGGGACTCTCGCCTGGCTCACGCTCGCTCTCGGGCTGCTCGCCGCCTATCCGGTGGCGCGCTTCGCCGCGCGCGGATGGCGGTTCCAGGCCGGGTCGACCGTGCGCGTCGTCGTCATCGGCCAGGTCGTCGGGCTCGCCTTCATCATCGCGTGGTGCCTCTTCGCGCCGCGGGCCGACCTGGGCGGGATCGGCTGGTTCGCGATCGCGCTGGCCTCCGTCGCGATCCCGCTCGCGCTCGGCGACGCGCTGCAGTCGGCCGGCCGGCTGCGGGTGCTCTCGATCGCGCTCACGGCGCTCATCGGGCTGACCGGGGTCGCCGCCGGAGCGCTCACCGTCGCCCCCACCCTTGCGACCGCGACAGTGGCGGGGAAGGCCGTCCCGGTCACCGAGCAGACGCTGACCAACGGCGCCCAGCTCACCGTGCACATCCCGCCGACGGCCTCCGGGTTCTCGGCCCGCGACGCGCACCTCTTCGTGCCGCCGGGCTGGCTGCGCGACCCGTCCAGCACCCGTCCCGTCGTCGAGATGATGATGGGGCAGCCGGGCAACCCCACCCTCGGCGCGACGCTCGACGCACTCCACGGCATCGGCGGCGAGCGGCTGGACGACGCACCGTTCATCCTCGTGGTGGACCAGCTCGGGAACATCAAGGCCAACCCGCCGTGCAGCGACACCAGCGCAGGCAAGCTCGACACCTACCTGTCGAAGGACGTCCCGGCCTGGATCCGCGGCAACCTCCCCGTGAGCGGAGACCGCGCGAACTGGGCGATCGCCGGCTACTCGCACGGCGGCGAGTGCGCGGCCTACCTCGGCGCGAAGCACCCCGGCATCTGGGCGAACGTCGTCTCCATCTCCGGGCCGGACAAGCCGGGCGAGCACCGGCCGAACTACACGCGCGACACCTATTACGGCGGCAGCCAGGCGACCTACGCCGCCACCTGGCCGGAGAACATCCTCGCCGCCACCCACTACTCCCAGCCGACGCGGGCGATCTTCGTCACCGGCGCGCTGGACACCCACTTCCGCCCGCAGGTGGAGGCGACCGCGACCGCCGCCGAGAAGGCGGGCTGGAAGGTCACCTACTGGGTCGTTCCCGACTCCACCCACACCCAGGCGCTGGAGCCCGGGCTGAAGACCGCGTACAACCAGCTCATCGGCGTCTGGGTGGCGTCCGGAGCGGTGGCGGCGCAGGCCGACCGGCTGCTCTGCACTGCCGACCAGAACGCGCGCGCCTGCGGCCTGACGCAGGCGGGGTCGGTCGCCGGAACGGTGACGATCGTCGACCTCAGCGTTCTCGCCGTGTTCCTCGGGGCGCAGCTTCTGCTGTTCTTCCGCCGCGGGCGCCGCCTCCGCGCCGACGTGGACGCCGCGTAGCGCCCGCACGATTCGTGCCGAATGTCGCGTTTCGCGGCGCTATTCGCGACATTCGGCACGAATTGTGCTGGGTTACGCCGTGACGGAGTCGCGCGCGGCGACGAACGCGGCGACGCAGCGGCGGATCTCGTCGTCGGTGTGTGCGGCCGAGAGCTGCACGCGGATGCGCGCCTTGCCGCGCGGCACCACCGGGAACGAGAACGCCGTCACGTATACGCCGTGCTTCTGCATCTCGTCCGCGATGCGGGCCGTCAGCGCGGCATCCCCGAACATCACGGGGACGATCGGATGCTCGCCCGGCAGGAGGTCGAACCCGGCGTCCGTCATCAGCTCGCGGAACAGCGCCGCATTCGCGACGAGGCGCGCGCGCAGCTCGTCCGACTGCTCCAGCAGGTCGAGCGCGGCCAGGGTGCCGGCCACGATCGACGGCGCGAGCGTGTTCGAGAACAGGTAGGGCCGGGCGCGCTGGCGCAGCAGGTCGACGACCTCCTGGCGGGAGGACACGTAGCCGCCGGACGCGCCGCCGAGGGCCTTGCCGAAGGTGCCGGTGTAGATGTCGACCCGGTCCGCCACACCGCAGAACTCCGGGGTGCCGCGGCCGTGCTCGCCGACGAAGCCGACGGCGTGCGAGTCGTCCACGAAGACCAGGGCGCCGAACTCGTCGGCCAGGTCGCAGATCTCGGCGAGCGGGGCGATATAGCCGTCCATCGAGAACACGCCGTCCGTGACGATGACGGTGTGGCGTGCGCCCGCGTCGCGCGCAGCGGTGAGCTGGGCGCGGAGGTCGTCCATGTCCCGGTTCTTGTAGCGGAACCGCTGCGCCTTCGACAGGCGGATGCCGTCGATGATGGAGGCGTGGTTGAGCTCGTCGGAGACGATCGCGTCCTCCGCCGAGAACAGCGTCTCGAACACGCCGCCGTTGGCGTCGAAGCACGACGAGAACAGGATGGTCGCCTCGGTGCCGAGGAACGCGGACACGCGCCGCTCCAGGTCGAGGTGCTGCTCCTGGGTGCCGCAGATGAAGCGCACGCTCGCCATCCCGTAGCCCCAGTCGTCGAGCGCGGCCTTCGCCGCGTCGCGCAGGGCGGGGTGGTCGGCGAGGCCGAGGTAGTTGTTGGCGCAGAAGTTCAGCACCTCCGCGCCGTCGGCGGTGATCAGCGCGGCCTGCGGACCGTGGATGCTGCGCTCGCGCTTGGTGAGCCCGGCCTCCTCGATCTCCGTCAGCTGCGCCGCGAGGTGGTCGCGAAACGTCCCGTACATCAGAGCTCCGTCCAGTCGAGGATGACCTTGCCGCCGCCGGCCGCCGCCGCTGCGGCGAACCCCTTCTCCCAGTCGCGGGCCGCGAAGCGGTCGGACACGATGGAGGCGATGGAGTCGTGCAGCGGCTTGGAGGTCTGCAGCATGGCGCCCATCGCGTTCCAGGTCTCGAACATCTCGCGGCCGTAGATGCCCTTCAGCGTGAGCATGTGCGTCACGACGATGCCCCAGTCGATCGCGATCTGCTGGCTCGGGAGCCCGAGCATGGCGATCCGGCCGCCGTGGTTCATGTTCTCGATCATCGACGGCAGCGCGGTCGGGGCGCCGCTCATCTCGAAGCCCACGTCGAAGCCCTCGCGCATCCCGAGCGCCCGCTGGGCCTCCCGGATGTCGTGCTTGGAGACGTCCACGGTGAAGTCCGCGCCCATGCCCTTCGCGAGCTCCAGCCGCTGCGCGCTGACGTCGGTGCCGACGATGAAGCGTGCGCCGACGTGCCGGGCGACGGCGATGGCCATCAGCCCGATCGGGCCGCAGCCGGTGACGAGGACGTCCTCGCCGACGATGGGGAACGCGAGCGCGGTGTGGACGGCATTGCCGAGCGGGTCGAACAGCGCGCCGACCTCCGGCTCGATGCCGTTGTGGTGCACCCACACGTTCGTGGCGGGGAGCACGAGGTACTCGGCGAACGCGCCGTCGCGCTGCACGCCCACGCCCTGGGTGCGGATGCACATCTGGCGGCGGCCGGCGCGGCAGTTGCGGCAGGTGCCGCAGACGATGTGACCCTCGCCGGAGACCTTGTCGCCGACCTCCACGTCGTGGACGAGGGAGCCGACCTCCACGACCTCGCCGTAGAACTCGTGGCCGGGGACCAGCGGCGCGGCGACGGCGGACGCCGCCCAGTCGTCCCACCGCAGAATGTGCAGGTCGGTGCCGCAGATGCCGGTGCGCAGCACCCGGATCTTGACGTCCTCCGGCCCGATCACGGGCTCCGGAACCTCGACCAGTGCCAGGCCGGGCGCGGCTTCGCTCTTGAACAGGGCCTTCATGTTCGCCATCCTCGTGGGGTCGTGCGTGTGCGTCTTCGCTGTGGCCGCCGTGCCTTGTGAGCGTGGAGGCCGCGCACCAGCCTACCCGCGGCGCGGGCGGGTGCGGCGCAGATGACGGACACGCGTGCGCGTCGGTAAGCTCTCCGCCATGACGGGCGAACTGGTCGGGAGCAGCGC
This genomic stretch from Leifsonia sp. EB41 harbors:
- a CDS encoding LacI family DNA-binding transcriptional regulator, which gives rise to MFTPQVVKAPTSADVALAAGVSRATVSFVLNDKPNSRVSDDTRHRVLEAARLLGYTPNTAARSLASGESVAGLLVASSAIDHGATVARALDALLARTVDDGIDALRHADTATTGAEAGQLWAKLRPEAVLAEAARCDAEATEVLRLAGVRALVVHGTAAVDYAPSLVIPQRPFGGLAVEHLVALGHDHIVYLAPATPGPAAAERLAGAQETAELLGIRLDVTHAAASARTLRDWAHGLRYDTHAPTAIAASDDGLAMAAIRALADAGLRAPADLSVVGADDHPGAADFLPRLSTVTFDADALAGTLLDAFARMRAGERVELLEAPPIRLEARESSAAPTR
- a CDS encoding alpha/beta hydrolase, whose product is MGTLAWLTLALGLLAAYPVARFAARGWRFQAGSTVRVVVIGQVVGLAFIIAWCLFAPRADLGGIGWFAIALASVAIPLALGDALQSAGRLRVLSIALTALIGLTGVAAGALTVAPTLATATVAGKAVPVTEQTLTNGAQLTVHIPPTASGFSARDAHLFVPPGWLRDPSSTRPVVEMMMGQPGNPTLGATLDALHGIGGERLDDAPFILVVDQLGNIKANPPCSDTSAGKLDTYLSKDVPAWIRGNLPVSGDRANWAIAGYSHGGECAAYLGAKHPGIWANVVSISGPDKPGEHRPNYTRDTYYGGSQATYAATWPENILAATHYSQPTRAIFVTGALDTHFRPQVEATATAAEKAGWKVTYWVVPDSTHTQALEPGLKTAYNQLIGVWVASGAVAAQADRLLCTADQNARACGLTQAGSVAGTVTIVDLSVLAVFLGAQLLLFFRRGRRLRADVDAA
- a CDS encoding glycine C-acetyltransferase, with product MYGTFRDHLAAQLTEIEEAGLTKRERSIHGPQAALITADGAEVLNFCANNYLGLADHPALRDAAKAALDDWGYGMASVRFICGTQEQHLDLERRVSAFLGTEATILFSSCFDANGGVFETLFSAEDAIVSDELNHASIIDGIRLSKAQRFRYKNRDMDDLRAQLTAARDAGARHTVIVTDGVFSMDGYIAPLAEICDLADEFGALVFVDDSHAVGFVGEHGRGTPEFCGVADRVDIYTGTFGKALGGASGGYVSSRQEVVDLLRQRARPYLFSNTLAPSIVAGTLAALDLLEQSDELRARLVANAALFRELMTDAGFDLLPGEHPIVPVMFGDAALTARIADEMQKHGVYVTAFSFPVVPRGKARIRVQLSAAHTDDEIRRCVAAFVAARDSVTA
- the tdh gene encoding L-threonine 3-dehydrogenase, with translation MKALFKSEAAPGLALVEVPEPVIGPEDVKIRVLRTGICGTDLHILRWDDWAASAVAAPLVPGHEFYGEVVEVGSLVHDVEVGDKVSGEGHIVCGTCRNCRAGRRQMCIRTQGVGVQRDGAFAEYLVLPATNVWVHHNGIEPEVGALFDPLGNAVHTALAFPIVGEDVLVTGCGPIGLMAIAVARHVGARFIVGTDVSAQRLELAKGMGADFTVDVSKHDIREAQRALGMREGFDVGFEMSGAPTALPSMIENMNHGGRIAMLGLPSQQIAIDWGIVVTHMLTLKGIYGREMFETWNAMGAMLQTSKPLHDSIASIVSDRFAARDWEKGFAAAAAAGGGKVILDWTEL